The Deinococcus metalli genome window below encodes:
- a CDS encoding YbjN domain-containing protein, with product MKLSCVPVLALLVFSSGRAATGEVLDSRPATVLQVVTQAGYSAKLNPGDSKNGPFITLTIDGDVVYLNLEGCKADGCKRVDATTGYDADTSSDEVTEYVNGWNASHYTQAYSDTEEEVAYLDSSYLMTGGYTRANMVAWLKAYLDDLTDFADNLP from the coding sequence ATGAAACTCTCATGCGTGCCGGTGCTGGCCCTGCTCGTGTTCTCGTCTGGCCGCGCCGCCACGGGAGAGGTGCTCGACAGCCGGCCGGCGACGGTGTTGCAGGTCGTGACCCAGGCGGGCTACAGCGCGAAGCTGAACCCCGGTGACAGCAAGAATGGCCCGTTCATCACGCTCACCATCGACGGCGACGTGGTGTATCTGAACCTTGAGGGATGCAAGGCCGACGGCTGTAAGCGCGTGGACGCGACGACCGGGTACGACGCGGACACGTCATCGGACGAGGTGACCGAGTACGTGAACGGCTGGAACGCCAGCCACTACACGCAGGCCTACTCGGACACAGAGGAAGAGGTAGCGTATCTGGATTCGTCGTACCTGATGACCGGGGGCTACACGCGCGCCAACATGGTCGCGTGGCTCAAGGCGTACCTGGACGACCTGACGGACTTCGCCGACAACCTGCCCTGA
- a CDS encoding addiction module toxin RelE, which yields MPRAWSDKDERQYEHVKDSERQRGESEERAEEIAARTVNKQRREEGRTPNRRTQGTGNPNRALTELSRDELYNRAREQNVRGRSAMSKAQLVDALGG from the coding sequence ATGCCCAGAGCGTGGAGCGACAAGGACGAACGGCAGTACGAGCACGTCAAGGACTCGGAACGCCAGCGCGGCGAGTCCGAGGAACGCGCCGAGGAGATCGCGGCCCGCACCGTGAACAAACAGCGGCGCGAGGAGGGCCGCACGCCCAACCGCCGCACGCAGGGCACCGGCAACCCCAACCGCGCCCTGACCGAGCTGTCGCGCGACGAGCTGTACAACCGCGCGCGGGAACAGAATGTGCGCGGCCGCAGCGCCATGTCGAAGGCGCAGCTGGTGGACGCACTGGGCGGGTAG
- a CDS encoding YwbE family protein, producing MPPTRSQIQPGLTVDIVQKHDQPTGKLTRGVVAALLTRSPSHPHGIKVRLTSGEVGRVQAVVE from the coding sequence ATGCCCCCAACTCGCTCCCAGATTCAGCCCGGTCTGACCGTGGACATCGTGCAGAAGCACGATCAGCCGACCGGGAAGCTCACGCGCGGCGTGGTGGCGGCGCTGCTCACACGGTCGCCGTCGCATCCGCATGGCATCAAGGTGCGGCTCACCTCTGGGGAAGTGGGACGGGTGCAGGCGGTGGTGGAGTAG
- the mads4 gene encoding methylation-associated defense system protein MAD4, with amino-acid sequence MDLLVLVADGDQKAVFDGLLENRTKSIGIRLINFRVDKHPNRDPGVYATGAAFCRELEANYRFSKCLIVLDEEWEGSPGIDAIKEKIVEDCRRIGIAAQVEVLVISPEIEQWVWQPSLHVLNAIGREESYEEIRSELKQFWPDGSSKPLRPKEAFDAARSIPRSSSIFYELANIVSLKNCQDAEFNKFLKIIRAWFPVSD; translated from the coding sequence ATGGATCTGTTGGTTCTTGTTGCCGATGGAGATCAAAAAGCGGTATTTGACGGTTTATTAGAAAATAGAACGAAGTCGATTGGCATCAGGTTAATAAATTTCCGTGTCGATAAGCACCCGAACAGAGATCCTGGGGTATATGCCACTGGTGCAGCTTTTTGTAGAGAACTTGAGGCGAACTATAGATTCAGTAAGTGTCTAATTGTTTTGGACGAGGAATGGGAAGGCAGTCCAGGTATTGATGCTATCAAAGAAAAGATTGTTGAAGATTGTAGACGTATCGGGATTGCTGCTCAAGTAGAAGTGTTAGTAATAAGCCCAGAAATAGAACAGTGGGTCTGGCAGCCTTCTCTGCACGTTTTGAATGCCATTGGCAGAGAGGAATCATATGAGGAAATTAGATCAGAACTTAAGCAATTTTGGCCCGATGGGTCTTCAAAGCCACTTCGGCCCAAAGAGGCATTTGATGCTGCTAGGTCTATCCCGCGATCCTCATCTATATTTTATGAATTGGCAAACATTGTCTCGCTAAAAAATTGTCAAGACGCCGAGTTCAACAAGTTTTTAAAGATAATTCGTGCATGGTTTCCAGTAAGTGACTAG
- the mads3 gene encoding methylation-associated defense system AAA family ATPase MAD3 — MTWISWRWKYRQGSAKGEKTIISLIEAKNYKSIKYVRQDLKMMQVLIGPNASGKTTFLDVPELVKDIVSDGIDAAVTKRGGSLVDLTHYENANDIEIGIELRLPDELIIQSGGARLDTARYEIKIGIRGEDQIIINENLWIKPQSVKMKRYGLFPIEMSENNDVIHPRSQKGRAPKGWVKIIGKTESGNDYFKSERTGWNSQFRFGNKKSAISNVPEDYEKFPIAIWVRNYFTLGIQTIMLDSKAMRKSSPRIGAREFLPDGSNLPRVLSDFKKNKLYSRWLKHIRSFLGDIVDIDVVSRPEDNSQYLSVIYSTGEVPAWLVSDGTLRLIALTMLPYLDNQNRTYLIEEPENGIHPKAMEAVFQSLSSSKSSQVFIASHSPVILSMAEPVDLLCFAKTISGYTDVISGSDHPQLRDWKGRVSLDVLFASGVLG, encoded by the coding sequence ATGACGTGGATAAGCTGGCGTTGGAAGTATAGACAGGGCTCGGCCAAAGGAGAAAAGACCATCATTTCCTTAATTGAAGCTAAAAATTATAAATCGATAAAGTACGTCAGGCAGGATCTGAAGATGATGCAGGTGCTGATTGGGCCGAACGCCTCAGGCAAAACAACTTTCCTTGATGTACCTGAGCTTGTAAAGGATATTGTATCTGATGGAATCGATGCTGCCGTTACAAAGAGAGGGGGTAGTTTAGTTGATCTAACACATTATGAGAACGCGAATGATATCGAAATAGGGATCGAGCTGAGACTTCCAGACGAACTTATTATACAATCGGGTGGTGCAAGGCTAGATACGGCCAGGTACGAGATAAAGATTGGAATTAGAGGCGAAGATCAAATCATTATCAATGAAAACCTCTGGATAAAGCCACAATCCGTCAAGATGAAGAGATATGGCCTATTTCCTATAGAGATGAGCGAAAACAACGACGTTATCCATCCCAGGAGCCAGAAAGGAAGGGCGCCAAAGGGGTGGGTAAAGATTATAGGCAAAACAGAATCGGGCAATGATTATTTCAAATCTGAAAGAACCGGTTGGAATAGCCAGTTTCGTTTCGGCAATAAAAAGTCTGCCATCTCTAATGTTCCTGAAGATTATGAAAAATTCCCGATTGCCATTTGGGTAAGAAACTATTTTACTCTAGGTATTCAAACTATAATGCTGGATAGCAAGGCGATGAGAAAGTCATCCCCTCGAATAGGGGCGAGGGAGTTTTTACCTGACGGCAGTAATCTTCCTAGAGTACTTAGCGATTTCAAGAAAAACAAATTATATTCTCGGTGGCTGAAGCATATTCGATCTTTTCTTGGAGATATAGTTGACATTGACGTCGTCAGCAGACCTGAAGATAATAGCCAGTACTTGAGCGTAATTTATAGCACTGGAGAGGTGCCAGCATGGCTCGTCTCTGACGGGACTTTGAGGCTCATCGCTCTAACAATGCTCCCTTACCTGGATAATCAAAATAGAACATACCTTATTGAAGAGCCAGAAAACGGCATACATCCAAAGGCAATGGAGGCTGTCTTCCAATCCCTATCGTCGTCGAAGTCATCTCAAGTATTTATTGCAAGCCACTCTCCGGTGATTCTTAGCATGGCCGAACCTGTGGATCTACTGTGTTTTGCAAAAACGATTTCCGGATACACCGACGTGATTAGTGGTTCCGATCATCCTCAACTGCGTGACTGGAAGGGAAGAGTATCACTCGATGTTCTTTTTGCCAGTGGAGTTTTGGGATAA
- the purF gene encoding amidophosphoribosyltransferase, with protein sequence MIFDATTDKPQDECGVFGLYSPEPNDLAWMTYLGLFALQHRGQEAAGMCVSDGEKFHVEKDLGLVTQVFDERRLDSVRLANARVSIGHVRYSTTGSNLRFNAQPLTTRTNKGILGLAHNGNFVNAREVRNGMLMEGGLFQTTNDSEVMLNLIAREADLDLIEATAVAMKKLKGGYACVLMSRTQLLGFRDPNGVRPLVIGEREDGAYVIASEPCALYAVGAKLLRDVQPGELVWIDRDGLHSRMVAPRKPTPCAFEWIYFARSDSQLDGVDAHESRIRMGHQLAREHPVEADIVVPVPDSGIGAAIGYARESGIPFDYGLYKNPYAGRTFIAPTQEARELKVKMKLSPTSAVRGKRVVLVDDSIVRGTTSRQIVNLLREAGATEVHFRVSSPPIKHPCFYGIDTAARKELVASTHSIEEIRALIGADTLSFISEQGIREAVSGPGLCLACFNGEYPAGTPLLNDVDKLALEV encoded by the coding sequence ATGATCTTCGACGCGACCACCGACAAGCCGCAGGACGAGTGCGGCGTGTTCGGCCTGTACTCGCCGGAACCGAACGACCTGGCGTGGATGACCTACCTGGGCCTGTTCGCGTTGCAGCACCGCGGCCAGGAAGCGGCGGGCATGTGCGTGTCCGACGGCGAGAAGTTCCACGTGGAGAAGGACCTCGGGCTGGTCACGCAGGTGTTCGACGAGCGGCGGCTGGACTCGGTACGGCTGGCGAACGCCCGCGTCAGCATCGGGCACGTGCGGTACTCCACCACCGGCAGCAACCTGCGCTTCAATGCCCAGCCCCTGACCACCCGCACGAACAAGGGCATCCTGGGGCTGGCGCACAACGGGAACTTCGTGAACGCCCGCGAAGTCCGCAACGGCATGCTGATGGAAGGCGGGCTGTTCCAGACCACCAACGACTCCGAGGTGATGCTCAACCTGATCGCCCGCGAGGCCGACCTTGACCTGATCGAGGCGACGGCCGTCGCCATGAAGAAGCTCAAGGGCGGGTACGCGTGCGTGCTGATGAGCCGCACGCAGCTCCTGGGCTTCCGCGATCCGAACGGCGTGCGGCCCCTGGTGATCGGGGAGCGCGAGGACGGCGCGTACGTGATCGCCTCCGAACCCTGTGCCCTGTACGCCGTGGGCGCCAAGCTGCTGCGCGACGTGCAGCCCGGCGAACTCGTGTGGATAGACCGCGACGGCCTGCACTCGCGTATGGTCGCCCCGCGCAAGCCCACCCCCTGCGCCTTCGAGTGGATCTACTTCGCCCGCAGCGACAGCCAGCTCGACGGCGTGGACGCCCACGAGAGCCGCATCCGCATGGGCCACCAGCTCGCGCGCGAACATCCGGTCGAGGCCGATATCGTCGTCCCGGTGCCGGACAGCGGGATCGGCGCGGCCATCGGCTACGCCCGAGAGAGCGGCATTCCCTTCGACTACGGCCTGTACAAGAACCCCTACGCGGGCCGCACCTTTATTGCGCCCACGCAGGAAGCGCGGGAACTGAAGGTCAAGATGAAGCTCTCGCCCACCAGCGCCGTGCGCGGCAAACGCGTCGTGCTGGTGGACGACAGCATCGTGCGGGGCACCACCAGCCGGCAGATCGTGAACCTGCTGCGCGAGGCGGGCGCGACCGAGGTGCACTTCCGCGTGAGCAGTCCGCCCATCAAGCACCCGTGCTTCTACGGCATCGACACGGCCGCGCGCAAGGAACTGGTCGCCAGCACGCACTCCATCGAGGAGATCCGGGCGCTGATCGGGGCGGATACGCTGAGTTTCATCAGCGAGCAGGGCATCCGCGAAGCCGTCAGCGGCCCCGGCCTGTGCCTGGCATGCTTCAATGGGGAATATCCGGCTGGTACACCGCTGTTGAATGACGTGGATAAGCTGGCGTTGGAAGTATAG
- the purL gene encoding phosphoribosylformylglycinamidine synthase subunit PurL, with the protein MTQIPATPAPSLRDRAATFGLSTEEYDLLVEGIGREPNALEAAIVGAMWSEHCGYKNSRPLFRFFPTTGPQVLQGPGENAGVVDIGDGWGVAFKMESHNHPSAVEPVQGAATGVGGILRDIFAMGARPFAVLDSLRFGNPDSPRTRFLLNGVVEGIAHYGNAIGVPTVGGEVTFHPSYQENPLVNVMALGLLRHEDLAKGTMGEVGNTIVYVGSKTGRDGLGGAVFASADLSNASQADRPAVQVGDPFMEKLLLEATLEAIQAGVVAGVQDMGAAGLVSSTCEMAYRAELGITMNLDLVPTREDGMVPMELCLSESQERMILVPVPGKEQALLDLLAKWELDVVTIGQVEEHHNYRLTWRGEVVCDLPVALLNEAPKYTREGVESDEIRAKRDTDLSGVPVPGDLGAVLTDLLSHPTIASKRPIFERFDHQVMTNTVVVPGAADAAVMRVKGSGMGVAATSDCNPRFVYLDPYTGAAAAVAEAARNLACVGATPLAITDNLNFGNPHRPEVYYQLQQAVHGIADACRALNTPVTGGNVSLYNQYIEGDERVAIHPTPTIGMVGVLPDVTQRATLNLKGEGQTVYLIGEHADTIGASQYLETVHGLEAGRVPPLDLGREQAVIDATLHLIRSGLTDTAHDCAEGGLAVALAEMAIAGNVGVNVSIDAPESVRADALLYGEAHGRILIATRDAAGTEAALAARGVPHARLGTTGGTGVTIALPGQHVHLSVTLPALTDAFTTPLAEILG; encoded by the coding sequence ATGACCCAGATTCCCGCCACGCCCGCTCCGTCCCTGCGCGACCGCGCCGCCACCTTCGGCCTGTCCACCGAGGAGTACGACCTCCTCGTGGAGGGCATCGGCCGCGAGCCGAACGCCCTGGAGGCTGCCATCGTGGGCGCGATGTGGAGCGAGCACTGCGGCTACAAGAACTCCCGCCCGCTGTTCCGCTTCTTTCCCACCACCGGCCCGCAGGTCCTGCAGGGGCCGGGCGAGAACGCCGGCGTGGTGGACATCGGGGACGGCTGGGGCGTGGCCTTCAAGATGGAGTCGCACAACCACCCGTCGGCGGTCGAGCCGGTGCAGGGCGCCGCGACCGGCGTGGGCGGCATCCTGCGCGACATCTTCGCCATGGGCGCGCGGCCCTTCGCGGTGCTGGACTCCCTGCGCTTCGGCAACCCCGACAGCCCCCGCACCCGCTTCCTGCTGAACGGCGTGGTGGAAGGCATCGCGCACTATGGCAACGCCATCGGCGTGCCCACCGTGGGCGGCGAGGTGACCTTCCACCCCAGCTACCAGGAAAACCCCCTGGTGAACGTGATGGCCCTGGGTCTGCTGCGCCACGAGGATCTGGCAAAAGGGACGATGGGCGAGGTCGGCAACACCATCGTGTACGTGGGCTCCAAGACCGGGCGCGACGGCCTGGGCGGCGCCGTGTTCGCCTCTGCCGACCTGAGCAACGCGAGCCAGGCGGACCGCCCGGCCGTGCAGGTGGGCGACCCCTTCATGGAGAAACTGCTGCTGGAGGCCACGCTGGAAGCCATCCAGGCGGGTGTGGTCGCGGGCGTGCAGGACATGGGCGCGGCCGGGCTGGTGTCCAGCACGTGCGAGATGGCGTACCGCGCCGAACTCGGCATCACCATGAATCTCGATCTGGTGCCGACCCGCGAGGACGGCATGGTGCCCATGGAACTGTGCCTGAGCGAGTCTCAGGAGCGCATGATCCTGGTGCCGGTGCCCGGCAAGGAGCAGGCCCTGCTCGACCTGCTCGCCAAGTGGGAACTGGACGTGGTGACCATCGGGCAGGTCGAGGAGCACCACAACTACCGCCTGACGTGGCGCGGCGAGGTGGTCTGCGACCTGCCGGTGGCCCTGCTGAACGAGGCGCCCAAGTACACCCGCGAGGGCGTCGAGTCCGACGAGATCCGCGCCAAGCGCGACACCGACCTGAGCGGCGTGCCCGTGCCCGGCGACCTGGGGGCGGTGCTGACCGACCTGCTGTCTCACCCCACGATTGCCAGCAAGCGGCCCATCTTCGAGCGTTTCGACCATCAGGTCATGACCAACACGGTGGTCGTGCCGGGCGCGGCCGACGCCGCCGTGATGCGTGTGAAGGGCTCGGGCATGGGCGTGGCTGCCACCAGCGACTGCAACCCGCGCTTCGTGTACCTCGACCCGTACACCGGGGCCGCCGCCGCCGTGGCCGAGGCTGCCCGCAACCTCGCGTGTGTGGGCGCGACCCCACTGGCGATCACCGACAACCTGAACTTCGGCAACCCGCACCGGCCCGAGGTGTACTACCAGCTCCAGCAGGCCGTGCACGGCATCGCGGACGCGTGCCGCGCGCTGAACACGCCGGTCACCGGCGGCAATGTCAGCCTGTACAACCAGTACATCGAGGGCGACGAGCGCGTCGCCATCCACCCCACGCCCACCATCGGCATGGTCGGCGTGCTGCCGGACGTGACGCAGCGCGCGACCCTGAACCTCAAGGGCGAGGGTCAGACCGTGTACCTGATCGGGGAGCACGCCGACACCATCGGGGCGAGCCAGTACCTCGAAACGGTGCACGGCCTGGAGGCCGGGCGGGTGCCGCCCCTGGACCTGGGCCGCGAGCAGGCGGTCATCGACGCCACCCTGCACCTGATCCGGTCCGGCCTGACCGACACCGCGCACGACTGCGCCGAGGGCGGCCTCGCCGTGGCGCTGGCGGAGATGGCGATTGCCGGGAACGTCGGCGTGAATGTCAGCATCGACGCCCCCGAGAGCGTGCGCGCCGACGCCCTGCTGTACGGCGAGGCGCACGGCCGAATTCTGATCGCCACCCGTGACGCGGCGGGCACCGAGGCGGCTCTCGCGGCACGCGGCGTGCCCCACGCGCGTCTGGGCACCACCGGGGGAACCGGCGTCACCATCGCCCTGCCGGGTCAGCACGTACACTTGAGCGTGACCCTCCCCGCCCTGACCGACGCCTTCACCACGCCCCTCGCGGAGATCCTGGGATGA
- a CDS encoding DinB family protein, translating into MSPVRVQDFLAAAYEQELTMFRAGLDAVPDAEFQTPRLGHSAAWHALHISEWLRFFAFQDFSATYAHLGWESAPWMEELRGTPNANETNGKAIVLGELDRVGAKVVAHIRALTDEQLGDMLRAPAAPTGVRERLTGLGMQLRHVAYHRGQLQMAKKHG; encoded by the coding sequence GTGAGCCCGGTCCGTGTCCAGGACTTCCTGGCCGCCGCCTACGAGCAGGAGCTGACCATGTTCCGCGCCGGGCTGGACGCCGTGCCCGACGCCGAGTTCCAGACGCCCCGGCTGGGCCACAGTGCCGCATGGCACGCGCTGCATATCTCCGAGTGGCTGCGCTTCTTCGCGTTCCAGGACTTCAGCGCCACCTACGCCCACCTGGGCTGGGAGTCGGCGCCGTGGATGGAGGAGCTGCGCGGCACGCCGAATGCCAACGAGACCAACGGCAAGGCCATCGTGCTGGGCGAACTCGACCGGGTGGGGGCCAAGGTCGTGGCCCACATCCGCGCGCTGACCGACGAGCAGCTGGGCGACATGCTGCGCGCCCCCGCCGCGCCCACCGGCGTGCGCGAACGCCTGACCGGCCTGGGCATGCAGCTGCGGCACGTCGCGTACCACCGCGGCCAGCTCCAGATGGCCAAGAAGCACGGCTGA
- the purQ gene encoding phosphoribosylformylglycinamidine synthase subunit PurQ encodes MNVAVIQFPGSNCDADALHAARLLLDDSAQFVWHTEPGLPAGTDLVFLPGGFSYGDHLRSGAVAARSPIMQAVKAHAERGGYVLGVCNGFQVLTESGLLPGALSRNRDLHFMCRPVHLRVENAATAFTGAYTAGQVIEVPIAHGEGNYYADPETIARLEGEGQVVFRYVDNPNGSLNDIAGIVNARGNVLGMMPHPERAVEALLGSEDGQGVFRSLSRSGVAVGA; translated from the coding sequence ATGAACGTCGCCGTCATCCAGTTTCCCGGCTCCAACTGCGACGCCGACGCCCTGCACGCCGCCCGCCTGCTGCTGGACGACAGCGCGCAGTTCGTGTGGCACACCGAACCCGGCCTGCCGGCCGGCACCGATCTGGTGTTCCTGCCCGGCGGCTTCAGCTACGGCGACCACCTGCGCTCCGGCGCGGTCGCGGCGCGCAGCCCGATCATGCAGGCCGTCAAGGCGCACGCCGAGCGGGGCGGATATGTCCTGGGCGTGTGCAACGGCTTCCAGGTGCTCACCGAGTCGGGGCTGCTGCCCGGCGCGCTGAGCCGCAACCGCGACCTGCACTTCATGTGCCGGCCGGTGCACCTGCGCGTGGAGAACGCCGCCACCGCCTTCACCGGCGCGTACACGGCGGGGCAGGTGATCGAGGTGCCCATCGCGCACGGCGAGGGCAACTACTACGCCGATCCCGAGACCATCGCCCGCCTTGAGGGCGAGGGGCAGGTCGTGTTCCGCTACGTGGACAACCCCAACGGCTCGCTGAACGACATCGCCGGCATTGTGAACGCGCGCGGGAACGTGCTGGGCATGATGCCCCACCCGGAGCGCGCGGTGGAGGCGCTGCTGGGCAGCGAGGACGGCCAGGGCGTGTTCCGCAGCCTGAGCCGCAGCGGCGTGGCGGTGGGCGCGTGA
- a CDS encoding cupin domain-containing protein yields the protein MSVPDVLKLQEKFGAFEGYWQPKVIGELNGQHVKIAKISGEFVWHAHEHEDELFLVTRGTLLMRFRDGERRIGVGEMIIVPRGVEHLPVAEDEVWIVMFEPAGTLNTGNVVNERTVAQPEHL from the coding sequence GTGAGTGTGCCCGACGTCCTGAAGTTGCAGGAGAAGTTTGGTGCCTTCGAGGGCTACTGGCAGCCGAAGGTGATCGGGGAACTCAACGGCCAGCACGTCAAGATCGCAAAGATCAGCGGCGAGTTCGTGTGGCACGCCCACGAGCACGAGGACGAGCTGTTTCTGGTGACCAGGGGCACGCTGCTCATGCGCTTCCGCGACGGCGAGCGGCGCATCGGGGTGGGGGAGATGATCATCGTGCCGCGCGGCGTGGAGCACCTGCCCGTGGCCGAGGACGAGGTCTGGATCGTGATGTTTGAGCCTGCTGGCACCCTGAACACCGGCAACGTCGTGAACGAGCGCACCGTGGCGCAGCCGGAGCACCTATGA
- the purS gene encoding phosphoribosylformylglycinamidine synthase subunit PurS, translating into MSTFKAKVFVTLKPSILDPQGRTVERALSHLDHGNVNGVRVGKYIELTLNGSRDDVEAQLRDITENVLSNPVMEDARWELAEA; encoded by the coding sequence ATGTCCACCTTCAAAGCCAAAGTGTTCGTGACCCTCAAGCCCAGCATCCTCGATCCGCAGGGACGCACCGTCGAGCGCGCCCTGTCTCACCTCGACCACGGCAACGTGAACGGCGTGCGGGTCGGCAAGTACATCGAACTGACCCTGAACGGCAGCCGGGACGACGTCGAAGCGCAGCTGCGCGACATCACCGAGAATGTCCTGAGCAACCCCGTGATGGAGGATGCGCGCTGGGAGCTGGCCGAAGCGTGA
- the purC gene encoding phosphoribosylaminoimidazolesuccinocarboxamide synthase: MTAPSRHEMKYEGKAKRVYATAEPGEYIVEYKDDATAFNAQKRGSWVGKGATNNAITAHLYPQLEAAGVPTHFVRRLSDTEQLVKAVTIVPVEVIVRNVAAGSFSKRLGIEEGTPLTHPVVEYCYKSDALGDPLINTDTALSLGWATEPQLLRIRELALKIRGFLTPYFEQRGVRLIDFKLEFGTLPDGTVVLADEISPDTCRFWDAQTNEKMDKDRFRRDLGGIEDAYAEMLRRVTTEV; this comes from the coding sequence ATGACGGCACCGAGCAGGCACGAGATGAAGTACGAGGGCAAGGCCAAACGGGTGTACGCCACGGCCGAGCCCGGCGAGTACATCGTGGAATACAAGGACGACGCCACGGCCTTCAACGCCCAGAAGCGCGGCTCGTGGGTGGGCAAGGGCGCCACGAACAACGCCATCACCGCGCACCTGTACCCGCAGCTGGAGGCCGCCGGCGTTCCCACGCACTTCGTCCGCAGACTCTCGGACACCGAGCAACTCGTGAAGGCCGTGACGATCGTGCCCGTCGAGGTGATCGTCCGCAACGTGGCGGCCGGCAGCTTCAGCAAGCGCCTGGGCATCGAGGAAGGCACGCCGCTCACGCATCCGGTCGTCGAGTACTGCTACAAGTCCGACGCGCTGGGCGATCCCCTGATCAACACCGACACCGCTCTGAGCCTCGGGTGGGCCACCGAGCCGCAACTGCTGCGCATCCGTGAACTTGCCCTGAAGATCCGGGGCTTTCTCACGCCGTACTTCGAGCAGCGCGGCGTGCGGCTCATCGACTTCAAGCTGGAATTCGGCACCCTCCCCGACGGCACGGTCGTGCTGGCCGACGAGATCAGCCCCGACACCTGCCGCTTCTGGGACGCGCAGACGAACGAGAAGATGGACAAGGACCGCTTCCGCCGCGACCTCGGCGGCATCGAGGACGCCTACGCGGAGATGCTGCGGCGCGTGACGACCGAGGTCTGA